AGCTTGCCATGGGTACCTTCACGATCATGGCGGTGGGTCTCTTCTTTACGGCTTACGGCATCTTCTTGCTGGCTTTGGAGAATGATCCTACTATAATCGACGCGTACCGCGCGTTCTTCAGTGTGTTGTTCGTACTTCTTTGGCTTGCAGTACACTCTACTACAGGTGACCTGGTACCGAGGCCGTTGACGGTGACGTTGACCTTCCTGACGACCTGTGTGGCCGCCACATGTGTCATCCGGCTGGCGTGGGTGGTGGCGACCTCCACCCTCCGTCGCTGTGGCTCTGGCCTCGACGCCGTGTCGTTAGTGCTGGCCGACGTGTGGGACGCACTCTTAGGGGTGTTGTTCGCGGTGCTGGCGCTCGGCGTGCACTTTGGAACAGATGACAACCAGCCGCGTGAATTCACAGTGACGCTGAGCCTGATAGGGGCCTGCCTCATGGCCACAGGCATCTACCAGCTGGCCTGTGACATGGCGCCTGCGGTGACGCACGCGTACCGTGCGCTGTTCGGTGTGCTGCTCACATTCATCGGCCTCCTCTTGATCGTGGTGCACGATGCAGCTACGTATTCTGGACCATGGTGCCAAGCAGGGTTTCCCAGTACTGTGCAACAGAGTCCCACCTCACCAGAATggcattttttaaattgtttctcaATTCACCGTACTGTTCATAGTTAATCTGATCCTGTGATAAACTTGCCTGTGATGGATACCTTAATGTGGTAAATGCATTTTGATTCCTTTCACACTTGTTGTTCGTTTATTTATGAACTACATTTCGATGGCCTAGTGATTACCGGTATAAACATCTGTTCACGTATCTGTGGTTGAAGATTTGAATGGCGTTCTTGGGAAATAGAAACTGAAATCATAGGAAGGCATGCTCCGGTGTCAAAGGGTTGGGGGTTGGGTTCGGTTGGGTTATgttgcttgggggaagagaccaaactgcgaggtcatcggtctcatcggattagggaaggacggggaaggaagtcggccgtgccctttcaaaggaaccatcccggcatttgcctggagagatatagggaaatcacggaaaacttaaatcaggatggccggacgcgggattgaaccgtcgtcctcccgaatgcgagcggaGTCAAAGAGTGGATAACATCGCATTTAACAGACTAAAAAGCCAAACAGATTCTGTTAAGGCCCTGATGAGAGCAAGCTAAAATCTTCTCTCCCTGACACATTGATGATGGTGACATAAATGAAAAGTTGGTGATATCCATCAGTGCTTCAGAGTAGTCGCCTTACCAGCATTATATGCAAATGGATAGACTGGATGATTCTGACTTCATACAATTCTCTGTTTTCTATGGTTTATAACGGAAAGTAACGCTAATAACCGCGAATTCTGCGCCTTCGATCACGGCCGCATTTTGCTTGTCCTTGTATTGGTTACGACCTTCGAGGTAGAAAACGCAATCGACTTTTCCTGTGATGTCGTATAAAAGAGTACTGCAAATTTACCGCCGTCATTTCGCAGCATTACCATCCACTTAACGTGATTGTGTACCCTTTGGAAGTAGCGTCTGCACGTTGCAAGAGCTGAACAACAGAAACAGCGGGGGTGTATCCGTGTCTTTGACTACAAATTGGTTCAGCTTTGTGTACCACAGAGAATGGCGGACACATTTGCTTTAATGCCCCTGCGTAAGTTGGTAGGTAGTACCAGTTCCGGTGGACTCTACAGTGTTGccaggttgctgatgatgtcattgatgacatcatgcactgttgcccaATCTCCAATCCCCCATTCCTGCTCCCACCCCCTCTGACATACGCCAAATACcctgtgtacaaaacggtgggcaaTTCAAagtttggtgggaaattcaaaaataaccCAACAGGTTTTCTCTAAATCCAGTTATATCACTGTAGAAGTAGAGCTGTTGTCCTTAGTATAAACTGGCACTGAACACAAGATGGTGCAAGCATGTCACTTACGCTGAGTACAGATTTGAAGATGGCCACTGGGTTTTCCCTGGTCACACACCATTCTCCGCCTCCATTCTGGATTTCTCAGCTCGTGGATGAAGGTTTAAGAAGTAGGTCACTTGTGATAAGTACAGAATCCAGCATGTCACCTGGGATTTCTCCATCAGCCCTATAAAGTCACAGTTCAAAATGATGACCTGCTGTATTCTGGGACAGCAAGCATTGTTCTGTTTTAAGTTTAAAATATTGGGAAATTCAGAAATGACCAATAGCCCAAAGAAGTGTCATACAGTATCACCTCACTTCAAATTCAGTTCAAAAATCAGGAGCTAGCCCAGTTCCCCATAGTTTAAACAATTTTTCCTCTAATGTTaaagtctaaatggttcaaatggctctgagcactatgggactcaactgctgaggtcataagtcccctagaacttagaactacttaaacctaactaacctaaggacatcacacacatccatgcccgaggcaggattcgaacctgcgaccgtagcagtctcgcggctccggactgagcgcctagaaccgctagaccaccgcggccggctaaagtctAAACAACTGCCCCTCTGACACAGCAGTTTAAACAATTACCACCATAAATTTGGAACTGACTTGTCCTAAGTCTCTGGCATTTAGTTTTAACAAATTCCCTCCCACACTAATTTCCATAAGTTTAAAATGATAGGACATGCAAAAAATCGGTAAGTCTAAAGTAAAGAAAAACGAATGGCGAGAATACAAATGGTTTGACGATAAGAACCTGTATGAAACATTATTCCAAATTATTAGATGAATGCGAGTTTCATGACGTCACCTGCATTGGATATAAATGTTTATCCAGTTGTGAcacatgaaaatctgtgccagatcaGGACTCAGACCCATGTTTCCTGCTTATCATAAGTGGTCGCCTTAACCATTTCAGCTATCCATTTACTCTTATCGGCCCAATAAAAACCTCCATATGTCACTATTAATTCCTTATATCTCAGtcttatgtacagtcgtggacagaaCGAACGAGactcctcgccttttcgttatgctgatccgcacatctttaaagtctgctacacagcataacagtcaaggcgacgaagtgctaccaacatactatgcacaggcgtgaaactgacaaactatccgaactttgtcaaacTGTTTTAAGtcatgtaagactatattaatactgattagtgtgttaaacacaacacctaaatataagatataaatgaaaaaagaaacgctaattagtatgaactgtactaataaaaatgaatttcagcttatcgagataacacaactgttctagtaaaataaagtaccccagatcgttacgaattagcaaaatattaaccgcattcggccgcgaaacggtttgTGTCAACTTTCAGACGAGTCATAGTgggttaccgttgctgacctaccatgaaagcgtgcaaatttagcaatgcgtgaagattcataacgaaattcagttaaaaatcattcagtgccacacgtaagtcaattcaattactgaCAGAATCGGAAAAAGGAagacagtaacaagtatgaaattctacaagagtttcatattgacatacacagggcgccagtacagaataaatgttgcactaaaacgtattgggggtgcgagaatttcttaaaattgctttactgatattctacctgcctccatcgagattagaactgaAAAGAAACCAGACcttcctttcactacgctagcagacaacccaggcaaacagccctctattacacCCCAGacgtgaataagccggcaatttcacaatgaaaatggcaaaatgatctgcagtttctgttgtatAGAGCTTTCTGTactctaaaacatgaattttctacctttatgtcagcgCTTATGTGATAATctttcgggatgtttatcgaaatagcaaaatactgttattagcgagtaacggCAACTGGTTCTACatcacgctggtgactactttgaaggacagtaacaggtgcaaacatgtaactcttttgtatcggttgtgaataaatagttgccactaagttccaaccatcgtatagtCTTACAGGTGATTGAAAACATTCTGACAAAGTTTGGATAGttcgtcaatttcacgcctgtgcatagtatgttggtagcacttggtcgccttgcctgttatactgtgtagcGGACTCTAAAgccgtgcggatcagcataacgaaaaggcgaggtatctcgctcgttttgtccacgactgtacatctgcCGTTAAGCTCGCAAATTGCTTGATTCCTGCTCAGGGAGAACGACTTTACCACAAGGAATCGAGACCATTTTTACGCTCCATTTTATGATACATACAAATGATATGACAGCAGCTTTATGACATATTATTCCAAATTATTTGCTCTATAGGGCTCCGGCTCAGACTCGC
This region of Schistocerca gregaria isolate iqSchGreg1 chromosome 7, iqSchGreg1.2, whole genome shotgun sequence genomic DNA includes:
- the LOC126281732 gene encoding uncharacterized protein LOC126281732, encoding MLLWAFEVALCVLGPYLTATGIIRLASATPSAAFRIFDDKGFPSVTPYVICTTVGIFFIVCGVVIHLVYVRNGELRPELAMGTFTIMAVGLFFTAYGIFLLALENDPTIIDAYRAFFSVLFVLLWLAVHSTTGDLVPRPLTVTLTFLTTCVAATCVIRLAWVVATSTLRRCGSGLDAVSLVLADVWDALLGVLFAVLALGVHFGTDDNQPREFTVTLSLIGACLMATGIYQLACDMAPAVTHAYRALFGVLLTFIGLLLIVVHDAATYSGPWCQAGFPSTVQQSPTSPEWHFLNCFSIHRTVHS